From one Lolium rigidum isolate FL_2022 chromosome 4, APGP_CSIRO_Lrig_0.1, whole genome shotgun sequence genomic stretch:
- the LOC124648098 gene encoding uncharacterized acetyltransferase At3g50280-like produces the protein MAPPISADVPAAPVRASVPASIITVVSKQTIRPEGASPVGDLKLSFSDMLMLSCSYIQKGLFFQPTSTPKPGILSSLVSLLPRALGVFPPLAGRLVTLPDGSIVIRCDDDDAAVEFYHAVAPTLSLADFLMPDADVPTMLTKDLFPMAGAVSYEGHHRPLASFQATVLGDGAIFVAVVVNHAVVDGTSFWHFFNTWAGLCRGEPVQPPDFGRNFFGGSTAVLRFSGRDGPAGTLHAAPLLRERVVHFSAAAIRDLKAAANGCGKTNEDSMVNGEISSFQSICAHMWLAVTRARLQLAADATTTFRMAVNCRHRLRPTISPVYFGNAIQIVATTATVAELAANDLRWAAARLHATVAAHDDGAIRQVAADWDAAPWCFPRGNSDGAALIMVSSPRFPMYDGTDFGWGRAVAVRSGCDSKIDGMLSALPGQAGDGSVDVEVCLAPDTMARLLGDNEFLQYVSHAP, from the coding sequence ATGGCTCCGCCGATCTCCGCCGACGTCCCGGCCGCGCCAGTTCGCGCGAGCGTGCCGGCATCCATCATCACCGTCGTGTCGAAGCAGACCATTCGGCCCGAGGGCGCCTCGCCGGTCGGAGACCTCAAGCTATCCTTCTCCGACATGCTCATGCTGTCGTGCAGCTACATTCAGAAGGGGCTCTTCTTCCAGCCTACCAGCACGCCGAAGCCCGGCATCCTGTCGTCGCTGGTGTCGTTGCTCCCCCGCGCGCTCGGGGTCTTCCCGCCGCTCGCGGGACGGCTAGTCACGCTCCCTGATGGCAGCATTGTCATCCGgtgcgacgacgatgacgctgcCGTCGAGTTCTACCACGCGGTGGCGCCAACTCTGTCGCTCGCCGACTTCCTCATGCCGGACGCCGACGTGCCGACCATGCTAACCAAGGATCTGTTCCCGATGGCCGGCGCCGTGAGCTACGAAGGACACCACCGCCCGCTCGCGTCATTCCAAGCCACGGTGCTCGGGGACGGCGCTATCtttgtcgccgtcgtcgtcaaccacgCCGTCGTGGACGGGACCTCGTTTTGGCACTTCTTCAACACATGGGCCGGGCTGTGCCGCGGCGAACCAGTCCAGCCACCGGACTTCGGCCGCAACTTCTTCGGCGGATCGACGGCCGTCCTCCGCTTCTCCGGACGCGACGGTCCCGCAGGGACGTTACACGCGGCGCCACTGCTGCGCGAGCGAGTGGTCCACTTCAGCGCCGCCGCGATCCGCGACCTGAAAGCCGCCGCCAATGGCTGTGGAAAAACCAACGAGGACTCCATGGTGAACGGAGAGATCTCCTCCTTCCAATCGATCTGCGCGCATATGTGGCTGGCCGTGACGCGAGCGAGGCTGCAGCTGGCTGCGGACGCGACGACCACGTTCCGCATGGCGGTGAACTGCCGGCACCGTCTGCGCCCGACGATCTCCCCGGTCTACTTCGGCAACGCCATCCAGATCGTGGCCACCACGGCGACGGTGGCCGAGCTGGCTGCCAATGACCTCCGCTGGGCGGCTGCCAGGCTGCACGCCACCGTGGCGGCGCACGACGACGGCGCCATCAGGCAGGTTGCGGCGGACTGGGACGCCGCACCATGGTGCTTCCCACGGGGCAACTCCGACGGCGCCGCGCTCATaatggtcagctcgccgcggtttCCGATGTACGACGGCACTGACTTCGGGTGGGGCAGGGCGGTTGCTGTTAGGAGCGGGTGCGATAGCAAAATTGACGGCATGCTGTCGGCGTTGCCGGGCCAGGCCGGGGATGGTAGCGTCGACGTCGAGGTTTGCCTTGCCCCGGACACCATGGCCCGCCTTCTCGGCGACAATGAATTCTTGCAGTACGTGTCGCATGCACCTTGA